The Fictibacillus arsenicus genome contains a region encoding:
- a CDS encoding class I SAM-dependent methyltransferase encodes MIVTTAGKNAERIYEKAKETARLLNSSFVDRGRHSISSIIEKYNDNVLMIGIDKISYHPKDGSSPFFFHPNSSMFRVKQLFRGDKDPFIAAAKLKAGMSLLDCTLGLGSDSIVASLVAGENGKVTGIESSKAISFVVQSGLKIWDSSIKDMNDAMRRIEVIHSDHYEFLKKAADNCFDVVYFDPMFESSIQSPGIQGLKGSADYRVITPEVIEEALRVASQRVVMKDSRNSSKFEELGFNVIQRNASFLYGVIEKKK; translated from the coding sequence ATGATTGTAACAACAGCAGGGAAAAATGCAGAAAGAATTTATGAAAAAGCTAAAGAAACTGCACGTTTATTAAATAGCTCTTTTGTAGATAGAGGCCGCCATTCTATTTCTTCAATTATTGAAAAATATAATGATAATGTTCTAATGATCGGAATAGATAAAATTTCTTATCATCCAAAAGATGGAAGCTCTCCTTTCTTCTTTCATCCTAACTCCTCTATGTTTAGAGTAAAGCAATTATTTAGAGGAGATAAAGATCCTTTTATTGCAGCAGCAAAACTAAAAGCTGGTATGTCATTACTGGACTGTACCCTTGGACTCGGTTCTGATTCTATTGTTGCAAGTTTAGTAGCCGGTGAAAATGGAAAAGTGACTGGGATTGAGAGCAGCAAGGCTATTTCATTTGTTGTACAGAGCGGCTTGAAAATATGGGATAGCAGTATAAAAGATATGAATGATGCCATGCGCCGTATTGAAGTCATTCATAGTGATCATTATGAATTCTTAAAAAAAGCAGCAGATAACTGTTTTGATGTAGTATATTTTGATCCCATGTTTGAATCGAGTATCCAATCACCAGGAATTCAAGGTTTAAAAGGAAGTGCTGATTATCGTGTGATCACACCTGAAGTTATAGAAGAAGCTTTACGAGTGGCGTCACAGCGAGTAGTGATGAAAGACAGCAGAAACAGCAGTAAATTTGAAGAGCTTGGATTCAATGTAATTCAGCGCAACGCCAGCTTTTTATATGGAGTAATTGAGAAGAAAAAATAA
- the ltaE gene encoding low-specificity L-threonine aldolase: MIDLRSDTLTQPTKRMRQAIFEATVGDDVYGEDPTINRLEELAAEMLGKEDALFVTSGTQGNQLAVLGFCSPGDEIIVESESHIFFYEGGAISALAGVQPRVIQGIKGAMDPNEVKSAIRSEDIHFPDTSLICLENTHNRSGGSIVSTENMKDIFQVAQKASIPVHIDGARLFNAAVASNKKVTDYTQYCDSVQICLSKGLGSPVGSLLAGKKEVIQKARKWRKRLGGGLRQAGFLAASGIISLTEMVDRLAEDHEKAMRLADAIEDISGLSLKNRPDTNIVIVNIEETQKSNEEFLDDLKREGVLAVSFGEGQIRLTTHYDVSLEDIDQAISALKKIV, encoded by the coding sequence ATGATTGATTTAAGAAGCGATACACTGACACAGCCAACAAAAAGAATGAGACAAGCTATTTTTGAAGCAACGGTAGGGGATGATGTTTACGGTGAGGACCCTACAATAAACAGGTTAGAAGAACTGGCAGCTGAAATGCTTGGTAAGGAAGACGCACTATTTGTTACAAGCGGAACGCAAGGAAATCAATTAGCTGTTCTTGGCTTTTGTTCACCAGGCGATGAAATTATCGTAGAATCCGAGTCTCATATTTTCTTTTATGAAGGAGGGGCTATTTCAGCTTTAGCTGGAGTGCAACCCCGTGTAATACAGGGGATAAAAGGGGCAATGGATCCAAACGAAGTTAAGAGCGCAATCCGGTCAGAAGATATTCATTTTCCTGATACTTCATTAATCTGTCTTGAAAACACACATAACCGGTCGGGAGGCTCAATTGTTTCTACAGAGAATATGAAAGATATCTTTCAGGTTGCCCAAAAGGCATCTATACCTGTACATATAGATGGTGCAAGGTTATTTAATGCTGCAGTGGCATCTAATAAAAAGGTGACCGACTATACACAATATTGTGATTCAGTTCAGATTTGTTTATCAAAAGGTTTAGGTTCTCCGGTTGGATCCCTCTTGGCAGGAAAAAAAGAGGTGATTCAAAAAGCTAGAAAATGGAGAAAACGATTAGGCGGCGGTTTGAGACAGGCAGGCTTTTTAGCAGCCAGCGGTATAATTTCTTTAACCGAAATGGTAGACCGATTAGCTGAAGATCATGAAAAAGCAATGAGACTAGCTGATGCTATTGAAGATATTAGCGGACTTTCATTAAAAAATAGACCAGACACCAACATCGTTATTGTAAATATTGAAGAGACTCAGAAATCTAATGAAGAATTTTTAGATGATCTAAAAAGAGAAGGCGTTCTTGCTGTATCTTTTGGAGAAGGTCAAATACGATTAACAACTCATTACGATGTGAGTTTAGAAGATATTGACCAAGCAATCTCTGCATTAAAGAAAATCGTTTAA
- a CDS encoding amidase family protein, translating into MSQINLLQIEEMTLDQLHTYYENEELTSFELIKHYLKRIAMYDKAGPSINSVLEVNPEALFIARNMDAERKNGKVRGPLHGVPVIIKDNIDTADQMHTSAGSLALQNHYAKKDAFIVQKLRNAGAIILGKANMTEWANFMAYNMPNGFSSRGGQVLNPYGPGVLDVSGSSSGSGAAVACNFTMLAVGTETSGSILCPAGNNNIVGIKPTVGLVSRSGIIPISISQDTAGPMARNVKDAAVLLEILAGYDSDDSATHCAPSAISYTDGLAKVSLKGKRFGVTYDFCIKNLNENQKSAFDQALFDLKKEGAEIIYLDLISPLEKSRFDYNVLLHEFKSGINNYLKTVSPALGLKTLSDIITYNEKHKEDCLKHNQELLIESDQTVGTLTSPDYLKSRLNDLENSQNMGIDLVISENQLDALISPNDVWYGIPAKAGYPSISVPSGFDVDGLPLSIILTAEAFSEKKLIEIAYAYEKVTQKRKPIEFK; encoded by the coding sequence ATGTCCCAAATAAACCTGTTGCAAATTGAAGAAATGACGCTTGACCAGTTACATACTTATTATGAAAATGAGGAATTGACATCATTCGAACTGATTAAACACTATTTGAAACGAATAGCCATGTACGACAAAGCTGGTCCTTCTATTAATTCTGTTCTTGAGGTAAATCCAGAGGCTCTTTTCATTGCCCGCAATATGGATGCAGAGCGAAAAAACGGTAAAGTTCGCGGTCCTTTACATGGTGTCCCTGTGATTATTAAAGATAATATCGATACTGCCGATCAAATGCATACAAGTGCTGGGTCATTAGCCCTTCAAAATCACTACGCAAAGAAGGATGCATTTATTGTTCAAAAACTTAGAAATGCTGGTGCAATAATTCTAGGTAAAGCAAATATGACAGAATGGGCAAACTTCATGGCTTATAATATGCCGAATGGCTTCAGTTCAAGAGGCGGACAAGTGTTAAACCCTTATGGTCCCGGTGTCCTTGATGTAAGTGGTTCGAGTTCGGGATCAGGAGCAGCAGTAGCTTGCAATTTTACAATGCTTGCAGTTGGAACTGAAACTTCAGGCTCCATTCTTTGCCCTGCAGGAAATAACAATATTGTTGGGATAAAACCTACAGTAGGTCTAGTTTCAAGATCAGGAATTATCCCTATTTCTATTAGTCAGGATACAGCTGGTCCAATGGCAAGAAACGTTAAAGATGCTGCTGTTTTGCTGGAAATTTTAGCAGGTTATGACTCTGATGATTCTGCCACACATTGTGCACCCTCGGCCATCTCCTATACAGATGGACTTGCAAAGGTATCACTTAAAGGGAAACGATTCGGTGTAACGTATGATTTTTGCATTAAAAACTTAAATGAAAATCAAAAATCGGCTTTTGACCAAGCTCTTTTTGACCTAAAAAAAGAAGGAGCAGAGATTATTTATTTGGATCTAATTTCTCCATTAGAAAAAAGCAGGTTTGATTATAATGTTTTATTGCACGAATTTAAATCAGGCATCAATAATTACTTGAAGACTGTGTCTCCTGCCCTTGGCTTAAAGACGTTATCAGATATCATTACCTATAACGAAAAACATAAAGAAGATTGTCTGAAACATAATCAAGAATTATTGATTGAGAGTGACCAGACAGTAGGAACATTAACAAGCCCTGATTACTTAAAATCTAGATTGAATGATTTAGAGAATTCACAAAATATGGGAATTGATTTAGTAATAAGTGAAAATCAGCTTGATGCACTTATCAGTCCTAACGATGTTTGGTATGGAATTCCTGCAAAAGCTGGCTACCCTTCGATCTCAGTACCTTCTGGATTCGATGTTGATGGATTGCCGCTAAGCATCATTTTGACTGCCGAAGCATTCTCAGAGAAAAAACTGATAGAGATTGCATATGCATATGAAAAAGTCACCCAAAAGCGTAAACCAATTGAATTCAAATAA
- a CDS encoding DUF6081 family protein has product MKKLQSEIVLGNFHSILSESDTWKMGGFPLPDGSFHEFREPEAVVIVRNDELYVRVNPFTKTHPSVQFLDNAKHMYYSKEPVKVPEEGSITFKWKMRSRPIGANPGDLYDGFVSVNLLDFTTGAALDFFAGNDQYASVYAVLPFPGVQVPDTNKTRYFCIFKEESAFKQREWNEYEIAYNRAADEIIFSVNGDEVRIEKNVPIKFNEFTVALGLMTEKDLSPEGSTSLHGQGIIGEWTPMKISIED; this is encoded by the coding sequence ATGAAAAAACTTCAAAGTGAAATTGTACTGGGTAATTTTCATTCCATACTATCGGAATCTGATACATGGAAAATGGGAGGTTTCCCTCTTCCTGATGGATCTTTCCATGAGTTTAGAGAGCCGGAAGCAGTTGTAATTGTAAGAAATGATGAACTATATGTCAGAGTTAATCCATTTACTAAAACCCACCCTTCTGTCCAATTTTTAGATAATGCAAAGCACATGTATTACTCTAAAGAACCAGTGAAAGTTCCTGAAGAAGGAAGCATCACATTTAAGTGGAAAATGCGTTCTCGCCCTATCGGTGCGAATCCTGGTGATTTATATGATGGATTTGTTTCTGTAAACTTATTAGATTTCACAACGGGTGCAGCGCTTGATTTCTTTGCTGGCAATGACCAGTATGCCAGTGTTTATGCTGTCCTCCCTTTTCCGGGTGTACAAGTTCCTGATACGAATAAAACAAGATATTTTTGTATCTTTAAAGAAGAATCTGCATTTAAACAAAGAGAATGGAATGAGTATGAGATTGCTTATAACCGTGCAGCCGATGAAATTATTTTTTCGGTAAATGGTGATGAAGTGCGAATTGAGAAAAATGTTCCGATTAAGTTTAATGAATTTACAGTTGCACTTGGTTTAATGACAGAAAAAGACTTATCTCCTGAAGGAAGCACTTCCCTTCATGGACAAGGTATCATTGGGGAATGGACACCAATGAAAATCTCAATAGAAGACTGA
- a CDS encoding DUF2203 domain-containing protein produces the protein MKRYTLEEANQLLPILSKEFDSLHNLQREFDLWYESFQQVEPHLNADEKAEWEKRIQYMELEAEIFISNILSHGVWFEDAFSSTLHFPAILNGEKGIFKWHPEEPLITVYQSAEEKITPLNLVN, from the coding sequence ATGAAACGTTATACATTAGAAGAAGCGAATCAACTGCTGCCAATACTGTCAAAGGAATTTGATTCTCTGCATAACCTGCAAAGAGAATTCGATCTTTGGTATGAATCCTTTCAGCAGGTCGAGCCGCATTTAAATGCTGATGAAAAAGCAGAATGGGAAAAAAGAATTCAATATATGGAATTGGAAGCTGAAATTTTCATCTCAAATATTCTTTCTCATGGTGTATGGTTTGAAGATGCATTTTCATCTACACTTCATTTTCCCGCAATCTTAAATGGAGAAAAAGGTATTTTCAAATGGCATCCAGAGGAACCGTTAATAACCGTATATCAAAGTGCTGAAGAAAAAATTACTCCATTGAACTTAGTAAATTAA
- the trhO gene encoding oxygen-dependent tRNA uridine(34) hydroxylase TrhO: MSEKMRVLLYYKYVPIDDPESFKDEHLKFCKDLGLLGRIIVAPEGINGTVSGTFEQTQIYMDYLKADPRFEDIVFKIDEVEGHTFKKMFVRHKKELVTWRFEEDVNPNQLSGKRLSPKEFYEALQDEDVIVIDGRNDYEYEIGHFKGAIKPDVKASRDFPKWVRENLSEFKDKKVLTYCTGGIRCEKFSGFLLQEGFKDVSQLEGGIVTYGKDPEVQGRYWNGKCYVFDERISVPINRTEEDVVISSCYYCGKTEDRYVNCANPECNKQHVCCTDCEVKHKRSCTKECLEHPRNRYETESKEQQSV, from the coding sequence ATGTCAGAAAAAATGAGAGTACTTTTGTATTATAAGTATGTACCGATTGATGATCCGGAAAGCTTTAAAGACGAACATTTAAAGTTTTGCAAGGATTTAGGACTTCTCGGACGAATTATTGTTGCGCCAGAAGGGATCAACGGAACAGTTTCAGGTACATTTGAACAAACACAAATCTATATGGATTATCTAAAAGCAGATCCTCGCTTTGAAGATATTGTCTTTAAGATAGATGAAGTTGAAGGACATACATTTAAAAAAATGTTTGTGCGTCATAAAAAGGAACTTGTAACTTGGCGTTTCGAAGAAGATGTGAATCCGAATCAGCTTTCGGGTAAACGATTGTCGCCAAAAGAGTTTTATGAAGCTCTTCAAGATGAAGATGTTATCGTAATTGATGGTCGTAATGACTATGAATATGAAATCGGCCATTTCAAAGGTGCGATTAAACCTGATGTAAAAGCTTCACGCGATTTCCCAAAATGGGTCCGTGAAAACTTAAGTGAATTTAAAGATAAGAAAGTATTAACATATTGCACAGGAGGAATCCGGTGCGAAAAGTTCTCAGGATTCTTATTGCAAGAAGGCTTTAAGGATGTTTCACAGCTTGAAGGCGGTATCGTAACTTATGGAAAAGATCCTGAAGTACAAGGACGATACTGGAACGGTAAATGTTATGTTTTTGACGAGCGGATCTCAGTGCCAATTAATCGTACTGAAGAAGATGTAGTGATCTCTAGTTGTTATTATTGCGGCAAAACAGAAGATCGATACGTAAACTGCGCAAATCCAGAGTGCAATAAACAGCATGTGTGCTGTACGGATTGTGAAGTTAAACATAAACGTTCATGTACAAAGGAATGTTTGGAGCATCCTCGAAATCGATACGAAACAGAAAGTAAAGAACAACAGAGCGTTTAA
- a CDS encoding kinase-associated lipoprotein B: protein MTGHKKLVLASYKTGQYIGEAEDERNQMVLLKVLAVVSHPWQGDLHNPKKADVPFFQERRALSFGERAWVPIHTIKEFDGNPPEYKESLRTALSNYINKLKEDNSDWAKRSLECLYQLEKDYKI, encoded by the coding sequence ATGACAGGACATAAAAAGCTAGTGCTTGCCAGTTATAAAACAGGACAATATATAGGTGAGGCAGAAGATGAAAGAAACCAAATGGTACTCTTAAAAGTTCTGGCAGTTGTATCTCATCCTTGGCAAGGCGACCTTCATAATCCAAAGAAAGCTGACGTTCCATTTTTTCAGGAAAGAAGAGCTTTAAGCTTTGGAGAAAGAGCATGGGTGCCAATTCATACTATTAAAGAATTTGATGGGAATCCTCCTGAATACAAAGAATCTTTAAGAACAGCTTTAAGCAATTACATAAATAAACTTAAAGAAGATAATAGTGACTGGGCTAAACGTTCACTGGAATGTCTTTATCAATTAGAAAAAGATTATAAAATTTGA
- the nadE gene encoding ammonia-dependent NAD(+) synthetase, translating into MQQKIIEELLVKPEIDIEDEINQRIQFLKDYLKRTGAKGYVLGISGGQDSTLAGKLAQIAMEQLREETGEEYSFIAVRLPYGVQKDENDAQLALKFINPDISLTVNIKSAVDASVKNFKAATDKELNNFLKGNTKARERMKVQYDIAGAYQCLVIGTDHAAEAITGFFTKHGDGACDLVPLFGLNKRQGRALLKQLGADERLYLKVPTADLEDDKPLIPDETALGVTYEEIDDYLEGKEISASSKQKIEKRFVQTMHKRNPPASVHDTWWK; encoded by the coding sequence TTGCAGCAGAAAATAATCGAAGAATTACTAGTAAAACCTGAAATAGATATTGAAGATGAAATAAATCAAAGAATACAGTTTTTGAAAGATTATTTAAAAAGAACAGGTGCAAAGGGTTATGTCCTGGGAATTAGCGGAGGACAGGATTCGACATTAGCAGGTAAACTAGCTCAGATCGCAATGGAACAACTGAGAGAGGAAACAGGTGAAGAATATTCATTTATTGCTGTAAGACTTCCATATGGTGTACAAAAAGATGAAAATGATGCACAATTGGCTTTAAAATTTATTAATCCTGATATTTCTCTTACGGTCAATATTAAATCAGCAGTAGATGCCTCGGTGAAAAATTTCAAAGCTGCAACTGATAAAGAATTGAATAACTTTCTTAAAGGAAATACGAAAGCCCGAGAAAGAATGAAAGTGCAATACGATATAGCTGGTGCCTATCAATGTCTTGTGATTGGAACAGACCACGCAGCAGAAGCGATTACTGGTTTCTTCACAAAACACGGTGACGGTGCATGTGACCTCGTTCCTTTATTTGGACTTAACAAGAGACAAGGCAGAGCTTTGCTGAAACAATTAGGAGCTGACGAACGCCTTTATTTAAAAGTGCCGACAGCTGATTTAGAAGATGACAAACCGCTTATTCCAGATGAAACAGCATTAGGGGTAACATATGAAGAGATCGATGATTATTTAGAAGGAAAAGAAATCTCAGCATCTTCAAAACAAAAAATTGAAAAACGATTTGTACAAACCATGCATAAACGTAATCCTCCTGCCTCAGTTCATGATACATGGTGGAAATAA
- a CDS encoding phospholipase D-like domain-containing protein gives MKWKKCLSAFVIITSVISVQSPYNSTVGAAGTSEGPVISEVAWMGTTIDANDEWVELFNPTNEIIQLDGWTLKASDGTPSVQLTGSISPGETYLLERTDDSTVPGITADQIYTGALSNTGEVLELADGANQTIDTISSWYAGDSASRATMERKSPSVSGDDPQNWQTATVNYDAGFGTPGTVRGTSNGQPEQLNNISNEVGAINVYFNKSALTQFATPGNSANYNVNLENRLINRINEATESIDIATYEINLPNVVNALIEKAAAGVTVRMIADAKPLSDAEHDARYELMKLYLEKLTRGKDGAVNTADDIHIFSDSIIFAVEDSAKRSQYNLSQTGYQDFTQRTVNVGSGSQTGHMLVDGESKDSNAYYSPDDQMHNKYLIIDGKWVFTGSWNFTTTGLYGTDENRESGILDGNSNHSIELHSTELSAIYKTEFDEMWGSADVNPNPAVSNFGSRKTDNTPHQVTVGGKVIEVYFSPGDNAVPKMNETIESSADQNTYFSIFAWSDQSLVDTLKVKWEGSPHDMEGTLTGFDIKGVFDDSFWNMWWSASVDMTGRTASQTSTNNPNTRWKNPAPVYMDKESRKLHHKYFIIDADTSSDPLVITGSTNWSTNGNDVNDENALWIHDLSITNQFKQEFMARYEQAGGAIQ, from the coding sequence ATGAAATGGAAAAAATGTTTATCTGCTTTTGTCATAATAACATCCGTAATTTCTGTACAGTCACCGTATAATTCAACGGTTGGTGCTGCAGGAACAAGTGAAGGGCCAGTCATATCTGAAGTAGCATGGATGGGGACAACCATAGATGCAAACGATGAATGGGTTGAACTCTTTAATCCGACAAACGAGATCATACAGCTAGATGGCTGGACACTTAAAGCTTCCGACGGAACTCCATCTGTGCAGCTCACAGGCTCAATCAGCCCCGGAGAAACTTATTTGCTCGAAAGAACAGACGATTCAACAGTTCCTGGAATAACAGCCGATCAGATCTATACAGGAGCTCTCTCAAATACCGGAGAAGTTCTAGAACTAGCTGATGGAGCTAATCAAACAATTGATACTATTTCGAGCTGGTATGCGGGCGATTCTGCGTCAAGAGCGACGATGGAAAGAAAAAGCCCGTCTGTATCCGGTGATGACCCTCAGAATTGGCAAACAGCAACTGTAAACTATGACGCAGGATTTGGTACACCAGGAACAGTAAGGGGTACGTCGAACGGTCAGCCAGAACAGTTAAATAACATAAGCAATGAAGTTGGAGCCATAAATGTTTATTTTAATAAAAGTGCATTAACTCAGTTTGCGACACCTGGTAATTCCGCAAACTATAATGTGAACCTAGAAAACCGTTTAATTAACCGTATTAACGAAGCAACAGAATCTATTGATATCGCTACATATGAGATTAATCTCCCAAACGTAGTTAATGCATTAATTGAAAAAGCTGCAGCAGGTGTTACAGTTCGTATGATCGCTGATGCAAAGCCATTAAGTGATGCTGAGCATGATGCAAGATACGAACTTATGAAACTTTATTTAGAGAAATTAACTAGAGGAAAAGACGGAGCAGTTAACACTGCTGATGATATTCATATTTTTTCAGATTCAATAATCTTTGCCGTAGAGGATTCCGCGAAACGATCTCAGTATAACCTGTCTCAAACCGGTTATCAGGATTTCACACAGCGTACAGTAAATGTGGGAAGCGGCAGTCAAACAGGACACATGCTTGTCGATGGGGAGTCCAAAGATTCAAATGCTTATTATTCACCCGATGATCAAATGCATAATAAATATCTGATTATTGATGGGAAATGGGTATTTACAGGAAGCTGGAACTTTACCACTACAGGTCTTTACGGTACAGATGAGAACAGAGAGTCAGGCATCTTAGATGGAAACTCCAATCATTCAATTGAATTGCATTCAACTGAACTCTCAGCCATATATAAGACTGAATTTGATGAAATGTGGGGAAGTGCAGATGTAAACCCAAATCCTGCAGTTTCTAACTTTGGATCTCGCAAAACTGATAATACCCCGCACCAAGTTACAGTAGGGGGCAAAGTGATAGAAGTATATTTCTCTCCTGGTGATAATGCAGTTCCTAAAATGAATGAGACTATAGAATCATCAGCTGATCAAAATACGTATTTTAGTATATTTGCATGGTCCGATCAATCACTTGTTGATACGCTGAAAGTGAAATGGGAAGGATCTCCTCATGATATGGAAGGTACACTGACTGGCTTTGATATCAAAGGGGTTTTTGATGATTCATTCTGGAATATGTGGTGGTCAGCATCTGTGGATATGACAGGAAGAACTGCTTCACAAACGAGTACAAACAATCCAAATACACGCTGGAAAAATCCTGCTCCGGTTTATATGGATAAGGAATCAAGAAAACTTCATCATAAATACTTTATCATTGATGCTGATACTTCCAGTGACCCGTTAGTTATTACAGGTTCTACAAACTGGAGTACAAACGGAAACGATGTAAATGACGAAAATGCATTATGGATTCATGACTTATCTATTACGAATCAATTCAAACAAGAATTTATGGCTAGATATGAACAAGCCGGCGGTGCTATTCAATAA
- the dat gene encoding D-amino-acid transaminase translates to MENSYVLYHDQIIKSGSIPVDPEDRGYLFGDGIYEVVFVYDRKPFAFNEHFDRFEQSAKKLELAMPYDIATFKHLTEELITKNNIVNGMVYIQMTRGVAPRNHLYERNMQSVVTGFAKSVSLDSIEKSQSNGIQTYLTEDIRWLRCDIKSLNLLGNVMAKRKAADFDCQEAIQHRDGTVTEGSSSNVFIVKNGTLKTHPATNLILNGITRQIVINLAEKLQIPVLEESFTVDELTGADEVFITSTTMEVTPVVQLRGNKEQAYKIGPVTAELQKQFKTQIQQNTSAMKS, encoded by the coding sequence ATGGAAAATTCATACGTTTTATATCACGATCAGATAATTAAAAGTGGTTCAATACCTGTAGATCCTGAAGATAGAGGCTACTTATTCGGTGATGGTATTTATGAGGTTGTTTTTGTATATGACAGAAAACCCTTTGCATTTAATGAGCATTTTGACCGGTTTGAGCAAAGCGCAAAAAAATTAGAACTTGCAATGCCATATGATATTGCAACTTTCAAACATCTAACAGAAGAATTAATTACTAAAAATAATATTGTGAACGGAATGGTTTATATTCAAATGACAAGAGGGGTTGCACCTCGCAATCACTTGTATGAACGTAATATGCAGAGTGTAGTTACAGGATTTGCTAAGTCCGTTTCTTTAGATTCCATTGAAAAGTCTCAGTCCAATGGAATTCAAACATATCTGACAGAAGATATTCGATGGCTGCGCTGTGATATTAAAAGTTTAAATTTACTTGGTAATGTAATGGCAAAAAGAAAAGCTGCAGATTTTGACTGTCAGGAAGCTATACAGCACAGGGATGGGACAGTTACTGAAGGTTCATCATCCAATGTTTTTATAGTGAAAAATGGTACGCTTAAAACTCATCCTGCTACAAATCTTATTTTGAATGGCATCACTCGGCAAATCGTTATTAACCTTGCTGAAAAGCTTCAAATTCCAGTATTGGAAGAATCCTTTACAGTTGATGAGCTTACTGGTGCAGATGAAGTATTTATTACAAGTACAACAATGGAAGTAACGCCTGTTGTCCAACTAAGAGGAAACAAAGAACAAGCTTATAAAATTGGACCTGTTACTGCAGAATTACAAAAGCAATTTAAAACTCAAATCCAACAAAATACTTCTGCAATGAAATCTTAA
- a CDS encoding DUF502 domain-containing protein: MKTLLKYFINGLLTILPIVLAVYIIYKIFGFLDSILGNLLKDVLKEDYIPGIGLVTTIVLITVLGWMSTQYISGKIFRLIDRVLEKTPFVKTVYTVIKDTVHSLFGEKRSFSTVVLIEYPELNMKSVGFVTTEDVSSLGDELADHVAVYIPQTFQIAGFTFLVPKERIIILDIKPEEAMKFLLSGGVATK, translated from the coding sequence ATGAAGACTTTACTCAAATATTTTATTAATGGTTTATTAACAATCCTTCCGATCGTGTTAGCCGTATATATAATCTATAAGATTTTCGGTTTCTTAGACAGCATTCTTGGCAATTTACTAAAGGATGTATTAAAAGAAGACTATATTCCGGGAATTGGTCTTGTTACAACCATTGTCTTAATTACAGTTTTAGGATGGATGTCTACACAGTATATTTCAGGTAAGATATTTAGACTTATTGATCGAGTACTTGAAAAAACACCATTTGTAAAAACGGTATATACAGTTATTAAGGATACTGTTCATTCACTCTTTGGTGAAAAGCGGTCTTTCTCAACAGTTGTGCTTATCGAGTATCCAGAGCTTAATATGAAAAGTGTAGGTTTTGTCACTACAGAGGACGTAAGCAGTCTAGGGGACGAACTGGCGGATCACGTAGCAGTATATATTCCACAAACCTTTCAGATTGCAGGGTTTACATTTTTAGTACCAAAGGAAAGAATAATAATTCTGGATATAAAACCTGAAGAAGCTATGAAATTTTTGCTATCTGGCGGAGTTGCAACAAAATAA